A single region of the Kocuria rosea genome encodes:
- the rpmJ gene encoding 50S ribosomal protein L36, giving the protein MKVQPSVKPICDKCKVIRRNGRVMVICENPRHKQRQG; this is encoded by the coding sequence ATGAAGGTCCAACCGAGCGTGAAGCCGATCTGCGACAAGTGCAAGGTGATCCGCCGCAACGGGCGGGTCATGGTGATCTGCGAGAACCCGCGCCACAAACAGCGTCAGGGCTGA
- the rpsM gene encoding 30S ribosomal protein S13 has protein sequence MARLAGVDLPREKRLEIALTYIYGVGRTRALATLDATGISGDLRVRELTDAQLVELRDYIEDNYKVEGDLRREVAADIRRKVEIGSYQGIRHRRGLPVHGQRTKTNARTRKGPKRTVAGKKK, from the coding sequence ATGGCTCGTCTCGCAGGCGTCGACCTCCCCCGCGAAAAGCGGCTGGAAATTGCGCTCACCTACATCTACGGCGTGGGTCGCACCCGCGCGCTCGCCACCCTGGACGCCACCGGCATCTCGGGCGACCTGCGCGTGCGCGAACTCACCGATGCCCAGCTCGTGGAGCTGCGCGACTACATCGAGGACAACTACAAGGTCGAGGGTGACCTCCGCCGCGAGGTGGCCGCCGACATCCGCCGCAAGGTCGAGATCGGCAGCTACCAGGGCATCCGGCACCGCCGCGGCCTGCCCGTGCACGGTCAGCGCACCAAGACCAACGCCCGCACCCGCAAGGGTCCGAAGCGCACGGTCGCCGGCAAGAAGAAGTAG
- the rpsK gene encoding 30S ribosomal protein S11 → MPPKTRAAAARKPRRKDKKNVTQGQAHIKSTFNNTIVTITDPSGAVLSWSSAGEMGFKGSRKSTPFAAQMAAEAAAKRAQEHGMRKVDVFVKGPGSGRETAIRSLQATGLEVGSISDVTPSAHNGCRPPKRRRV, encoded by the coding sequence ATGCCCCCGAAGACTCGCGCAGCGGCTGCCCGCAAGCCCCGCCGCAAGGACAAGAAGAACGTCACCCAGGGCCAGGCCCACATCAAGTCGACGTTCAACAACACCATCGTCACCATCACCGACCCCTCCGGCGCCGTCCTCTCCTGGTCGTCCGCCGGCGAGATGGGTTTCAAGGGCTCTCGCAAGTCCACCCCCTTCGCGGCCCAGATGGCCGCCGAGGCCGCCGCGAAGCGCGCGCAGGAGCACGGCATGCGCAAGGTCGACGTGTTCGTCAAGGGCCCCGGCTCCGGGCGCGAGACCGCCATCCGCTCCCTGCAGGCCACCGGCCTCGAGGTCGGCTCCATCTCGGACGTCACCCCGAGCGCGCACAACGGTTGCCGCCCGCCGAAGCGCCGCCGCGTCTGA
- a CDS encoding DNA-directed RNA polymerase subunit alpha, with product MLIAQRPTLSEEVVADNRSRFVIEPLEPGFGYTLGNSLRRTLLSSIPGAAVTSIRLDGVLHEFSTVEGVKEDVSEVILNIKKLAVSSEQDEPVVAYLRKQGPGVVTAADITAPAGVEIHNPDLHIATLNAKGQLELELTIERGRGYVSAAQNKAGDAEIGRIPVDSIYSPVLKVTFRVEATRVEQRTDFDKLVLDVETKEAITPRDAVASAGTTLVELFGLARELNTAAEGIEIGPSPTDAAMAADMALPIEDLELTVRSYNCLKREGIHTVGELVGRSEADLMDIRNFGAKSIDEVKAKLVDLGLSLKDSPPGFDLAARAAAIDDENPFDDDDH from the coding sequence GTGCTCATCGCACAGCGCCCCACCCTCTCTGAAGAGGTCGTGGCCGACAACCGGTCCCGCTTCGTGATCGAACCGCTCGAGCCCGGCTTCGGCTACACCCTCGGCAACTCCCTCCGCCGCACCCTCCTGTCCTCGATCCCCGGTGCCGCCGTGACCAGCATCCGGCTCGACGGGGTGCTCCACGAGTTCTCCACCGTGGAGGGCGTGAAGGAGGACGTCTCCGAGGTCATTCTCAACATCAAGAAGCTCGCCGTCTCCTCGGAGCAGGACGAGCCCGTCGTCGCCTACCTGCGCAAGCAGGGCCCCGGCGTCGTCACCGCCGCGGACATCACGGCCCCGGCCGGTGTGGAGATCCACAACCCGGACCTGCACATCGCGACCCTCAACGCGAAGGGCCAGCTCGAGCTCGAGCTGACCATCGAGCGCGGGCGCGGGTACGTCTCCGCCGCCCAGAACAAGGCCGGGGACGCGGAGATCGGCCGCATCCCGGTCGACTCGATCTACTCGCCCGTCCTGAAGGTGACCTTCCGCGTGGAGGCCACCCGTGTGGAGCAGCGCACCGACTTCGACAAGCTGGTCCTGGACGTGGAGACCAAGGAGGCCATCACCCCGCGTGACGCCGTGGCCTCCGCCGGCACCACCCTGGTCGAGCTGTTCGGTCTCGCCCGGGAGCTCAACACGGCCGCCGAGGGCATCGAGATCGGGCCCTCGCCGACGGACGCCGCGATGGCCGCCGACATGGCGCTGCCCATCGAGGACCTCGAGCTCACCGTGCGGTCCTACAACTGCCTCAAGCGCGAGGGCATCCACACCGTGGGTGAGCTCGTGGGCCGTTCCGAGGCGGACCTGATGGACATCCGCAACTTCGGCGCCAAGTCGATCGACGAGGTCAAGGCCAAGCTCGTCGACCTCGGGCTGTCCCTCAAGGACTCGCCCCCCGGTTTCGACCTCGCCGCTCGCGCCGCCGCGATCGACGACGAGAACCCGTTCGACGACGACGACCACTAG
- the rplQ gene encoding 50S ribosomal protein L17, translating into MPTPTKGPRLGGGPAHERLMLANLSQQLFEHKRITTTVTKAKRMRPYAERLITFAKRGDLAARRRVLAQLTDKSVVHELFTTIASAMEDRNGGYTRITKIGNRKGDNAPMAVIELVMEPVATKATVAEAERATEKAAPAPAAPVDTPADSTAGEVAAEEIPADEQAPEVGSEQAAEVAAENSDAEFPGSRAPLESGEAPEGFEVKGNKNSMKYHVPGSRWYAGTTAEIWFDSPANAEAAGFQPAGGAAAQKLR; encoded by the coding sequence ATGCCTACTCCCACCAAGGGACCCCGCCTCGGAGGCGGACCCGCGCACGAGCGCCTGATGCTGGCGAACCTGTCGCAGCAGCTGTTCGAGCACAAGCGCATCACCACCACCGTGACCAAGGCGAAGCGGATGCGTCCCTACGCCGAGCGCCTGATCACCTTCGCCAAGCGCGGTGACCTGGCCGCCCGCCGTCGCGTGCTGGCGCAGCTGACCGACAAGTCCGTGGTGCACGAGCTGTTCACCACCATCGCCTCGGCGATGGAGGACCGCAACGGCGGCTACACCCGCATCACCAAGATCGGCAACCGCAAGGGCGACAACGCCCCCATGGCGGTCATCGAGCTCGTGATGGAGCCCGTCGCGACCAAGGCCACCGTGGCCGAGGCCGAGCGCGCCACCGAGAAGGCCGCCCCGGCCCCCGCCGCCCCGGTCGACACCCCGGCGGACTCCACCGCCGGTGAGGTCGCCGCCGAGGAGATCCCCGCCGACGAGCAGGCCCCCGAGGTCGGCTCCGAGCAGGCCGCCGAGGTCGCCGCCGAGAACTCCGACGCCGAGTTCCCCGGTTCGCGCGCCCCGCTCGAGTCCGGCGAGGCTCCCGAGGGCTTCGAGGTCAAGGGCAACAAGAACTCGATGAAGTACCACGTGCCCGGCTCCCGCTGGTACGCGGGCACCACCGCCGAGATCTGGTTCGACTCGCCGGCCAACGCCGAGGCCGCCGGCTTCCAGCCGGCCGGCGGCGCCGCCGCGCAGAAGCTGCGCTGA
- a CDS encoding tRNA pseudouridine synthase A — protein MSPSDSPVRVRIDLAYDGAPFAGWARQPGLPTVQGAVEDALAVLVRRDVRVAVAGRTDTGVHARGQVAHLDLAPSEWTGLARGRDEDPGRALERRLTGALAHVLGRGRRAQGLPECPGAVVVRRAGAAPAGFDARFSAVSRRYSYRIDDGAAGRDPLTRHLTWWSKDVLDVPVMARAAQELVGLHDFLSFCRPREGATTVREVLDVSVERDRDGLVLLGIEADAFCHHMVRSVVGAAARVGAGREDPDWLGRRLAERVRDAKALMAPPHALVLEEVRYPGDAALGERAERTRARRAPLGDPAREELRGDPRDAPGTPRHGGA, from the coding sequence ATGAGCCCGTCCGATTCCCCCGTGCGCGTGCGGATCGACCTGGCCTACGACGGCGCGCCGTTCGCCGGGTGGGCCCGTCAGCCGGGCCTGCCCACCGTGCAGGGGGCCGTGGAGGACGCCCTCGCCGTGCTGGTCCGCCGGGACGTGCGGGTCGCGGTGGCCGGCCGGACGGACACCGGGGTGCACGCCCGCGGCCAGGTGGCGCACCTGGACCTGGCCCCCTCGGAGTGGACCGGTCTCGCCCGCGGCCGGGACGAGGACCCGGGACGGGCGCTCGAACGCCGCCTCACCGGGGCCCTGGCCCACGTCCTGGGCCGCGGCCGCCGCGCGCAGGGCCTGCCCGAGTGCCCGGGCGCGGTGGTGGTCCGCCGCGCGGGCGCCGCCCCCGCCGGCTTCGACGCCCGCTTCTCCGCCGTCTCCCGCCGCTACAGCTACCGGATCGACGACGGCGCGGCGGGCCGGGACCCGCTGACCCGGCACCTGACGTGGTGGTCGAAGGACGTGCTCGACGTCCCTGTCATGGCCCGGGCGGCGCAGGAGCTGGTGGGGCTGCACGACTTCCTGTCCTTCTGCCGCCCCCGGGAGGGCGCCACGACGGTGCGGGAGGTCCTGGACGTGTCCGTCGAGCGGGACCGGGACGGGCTCGTGCTGCTGGGCATCGAGGCGGACGCCTTCTGCCACCACATGGTCCGCTCGGTCGTGGGCGCGGCCGCCCGCGTGGGCGCGGGCCGCGAGGACCCCGACTGGCTCGGCCGCCGGCTCGCGGAGCGGGTCCGGGACGCCAAGGCGCTGATGGCCCCGCCGCACGCCCTCGTGCTCGAGGAGGTCCGCTATCCCGGGGACGCCGCCCTGGGGGAGCGGGCCGAGCGCACCCGGGCGCGGCGCGCCCCGCTCGGCGACCCCGCCCGCGAGGAGCTCCGAGGAGATCCCCGCGACGCTCCCGGGACGCCCCGGCACGGCGGAGCGTGA
- the rplM gene encoding 50S ribosomal protein L13 has product MRTYTPKPGDIQRQWHVIDATDVVLGRLASQTATLLRGKHKPIFAPHVDAGDFVIIINAEKVALTGSKLEKKRAYRHSGYPGGLKSSSYAELLEKHPVRAVEKAIRGMLPKNKLAAQQMSKLKVYAGPEHPHGAQQPQTFEFTQVAQ; this is encoded by the coding sequence GTGCGTACGTACACCCCGAAGCCCGGTGACATCCAGCGCCAGTGGCACGTCATCGATGCCACCGACGTCGTCCTGGGTCGCCTTGCCAGCCAGACCGCAACGCTGCTGCGCGGAAAGCACAAGCCGATCTTTGCTCCCCACGTGGACGCCGGTGATTTCGTCATCATCATCAACGCCGAGAAGGTGGCCCTGACCGGCTCCAAGCTCGAGAAGAAGCGGGCCTACCGCCACTCCGGCTACCCGGGCGGGCTCAAGTCCAGCTCCTACGCCGAGCTGCTGGAGAAGCACCCGGTCCGCGCCGTGGAGAAGGCCATCCGTGGCATGCTCCCGAAGAACAAGCTGGCCGCCCAGCAGATGTCCAAGCTCAAGGTCTACGCCGGCCCGGAGCACCCCCACGGTGCCCAGCAGCCGCAGACCTTCGAGTTCACCCAGGTCGCCCAGTAA
- the rpsI gene encoding 30S ribosomal protein S9, whose product MAQNTEEQNIVDGEEQLSSYTSESSPAEETEAAAERPALTVSGQAVGRRKEAVARVRVVPGSGQWTVNGRTLENYFPNKLHQQEVNDPFKVLELEGAYDVIARIHGGGPSGQAGALRHGVARALNEIDLENNRPTLKKAGFLTRDPRVIERKKAGLKKARKAPQYSKR is encoded by the coding sequence GTGGCTCAGAATACTGAAGAGCAGAACATCGTGGACGGCGAGGAGCAGCTGAGCAGCTACACCTCCGAGTCCTCCCCCGCGGAGGAGACCGAGGCCGCCGCCGAGCGCCCGGCCCTCACCGTCTCCGGCCAGGCCGTCGGCCGCCGCAAGGAGGCCGTCGCCCGCGTGCGCGTCGTCCCCGGCTCCGGCCAGTGGACCGTCAACGGCCGCACCCTGGAGAACTACTTCCCGAACAAGCTGCACCAGCAGGAGGTCAACGACCCCTTCAAGGTGCTGGAGCTCGAGGGCGCCTACGACGTCATCGCCCGCATCCACGGCGGTGGCCCCTCCGGCCAGGCCGGTGCCCTGCGCCACGGCGTGGCGCGTGCCCTGAACGAGATCGACCTCGAGAACAACCGCCCGACCCTCAAGAAGGCCGGCTTCCTGACCCGCGACCCGCGCGTCATCGAGCGCAAGAAGGCCGGTCTCAAGAAGGCCCGCAAGGCTCCGCAGTACTCGAAGCGCTGA
- the glmM gene encoding phosphoglucosamine mutase — protein sequence MSRLFGTDGVRGLANDLLTANMTLDLAQAAAIVLGHGHAREGRRPTAVVARDGRASGEFLSAAVTAGLAGSGVDVHDAGVLPTPALAYLVADLDADFGVMISASHNPAPDNGIKFLAHGGRKLPDRVEDEIQQVFESGDFRRPTGAGVGRIHLLTDAEDRYVLHLVGAIPHRLEGMRVVLDCANGAASGVSPDAFRGAGAEVHVIGAEPDGLNINDGCGSTHLEPLQRAVVELGADLGIAHDGDADRCLAVDATGREVDGDQIMAILALALKDAGRLVEDTLVATVMSNLGLKLALRDAGIDVRETAVGDRYVLETMTEHGYNLGGEQSGHVIMSDYATTGDGLLTGLMLASRVAQTRAPLAELARVMTRLPQVLLNVRGVDRTAVGSNPGVQAAVAEVEQRLGETGRVLLRPSGTEPVVRVMVEAASEEIARAETEFLASVVERELALTV from the coding sequence ATGTCTAGATTATTCGGAACGGACGGCGTGCGCGGGCTCGCGAACGACCTCCTCACAGCCAACATGACCCTGGACCTGGCCCAGGCCGCCGCGATCGTGCTCGGCCACGGCCACGCACGCGAGGGGCGGCGCCCCACGGCGGTCGTCGCCCGGGACGGGCGGGCCAGCGGGGAGTTCCTCAGCGCCGCCGTGACCGCGGGTCTCGCCGGCTCGGGCGTGGACGTCCACGACGCCGGGGTCCTGCCGACCCCCGCGCTGGCCTACCTGGTGGCGGACCTCGACGCCGACTTCGGCGTGATGATCTCCGCCTCGCACAACCCGGCCCCCGACAACGGGATCAAGTTCCTGGCCCACGGCGGGCGGAAGCTCCCGGACCGGGTGGAGGACGAGATCCAGCAGGTCTTCGAGTCCGGCGACTTCCGGCGCCCCACCGGCGCCGGGGTCGGGCGCATCCACCTGCTCACGGACGCCGAGGACCGCTACGTCCTGCACCTGGTGGGGGCCATCCCGCACCGGCTCGAGGGGATGCGCGTGGTCCTGGACTGCGCCAACGGCGCCGCCAGCGGGGTCTCGCCGGACGCCTTCCGCGGCGCGGGCGCCGAGGTGCACGTCATCGGCGCGGAGCCCGACGGCCTGAACATCAACGACGGCTGCGGCTCGACCCACCTGGAGCCCCTCCAGCGGGCCGTCGTCGAGCTCGGGGCCGACCTCGGGATCGCCCACGACGGCGACGCCGACCGCTGCCTCGCCGTGGACGCCACCGGCCGCGAGGTCGACGGGGACCAGATCATGGCGATCCTCGCCCTGGCGCTCAAGGACGCGGGCCGGCTCGTCGAGGACACGCTCGTGGCCACCGTGATGAGCAACCTCGGCCTCAAGCTGGCCCTGCGGGACGCGGGCATCGACGTGCGGGAGACCGCCGTGGGGGACCGCTACGTCCTCGAGACGATGACCGAGCACGGGTACAACCTGGGCGGCGAGCAGTCCGGCCACGTGATCATGTCCGACTACGCCACCACCGGCGACGGGCTGCTGACCGGGCTGATGCTGGCCTCGCGCGTGGCCCAGACCCGCGCACCGCTCGCGGAGCTGGCCCGCGTGATGACGCGGCTGCCGCAGGTGCTGCTCAACGTGCGCGGGGTGGACCGCACCGCGGTGGGCTCCAATCCCGGGGTGCAGGCGGCCGTCGCGGAGGTCGAGCAGCGCCTCGGCGAGACGGGCCGCGTGCTGCTGCGCCCCTCGGGGACCGAGCCGGTGGTCCGCGTGATGGTCGAGGCGGCCTCCGAGGAGATCGCCCGGGCCGAGACGGAGTTCCTCGCGTCCGTCGTGGAGCGCGAGCTGGCCCTCACCGTCTGA
- the mscL gene encoding large conductance mechanosensitive channel protein MscL encodes MLKGFREFIMKGNVLDLAVAVIIGAAFAQVVNAMVEAVLMPLISALVGSPNFDSFAVLTVNGNDIRFGVLLTALVNFLLVAAAVYFAIVLPMNKMIEARNRRLGIDPTEEEADAQVQLLTEIRDALRRRT; translated from the coding sequence ATGCTCAAGGGATTCCGGGAATTCATCATGAAGGGCAACGTGCTCGACCTGGCCGTCGCCGTGATCATCGGCGCGGCGTTCGCCCAGGTCGTCAACGCCATGGTCGAGGCGGTGCTCATGCCGCTCATCTCCGCGCTGGTCGGCTCGCCCAACTTCGACTCGTTCGCGGTGCTCACCGTCAACGGCAACGACATCAGGTTCGGCGTGCTGCTCACCGCGCTCGTCAACTTCCTGCTCGTGGCCGCCGCCGTGTACTTCGCCATCGTGCTGCCGATGAACAAGATGATCGAGGCCCGCAACCGCCGGCTCGGCATCGATCCCACCGAGGAGGAGGCCGACGCCCAGGTGCAGCTGCTCACCGAGATCCGCGACGCCCTGCGCCGGCGCACCTGA
- a CDS encoding M15 family metallopeptidase, producing the protein MDALRAGALLLTAAVLVAGCAPDPGAAPPAPPEPSGTTAAPAAPAPPGSGPASVPAPASPSGPASASGTALPAPAPTTGRGPGPRPELDDPASLAVVVNKRRPLDPQDWAPAALEDLEGHLLRPEAAAAARTLLAAARADGVPVRIVSGYRSFTEQSRTYAGWVAQKGLEAADTASARPGHSEHQTGLAVDVGEGSGCDLRVCFDGTATAAWVAEHGPEHGFVVRYPWGEHGTTGYWYEPWHLRYLGTERAQELARSGAATLEEFSGLPPAPDYGAPAPG; encoded by the coding sequence ATGGACGCCCTGCGCGCCGGCGCCCTCCTGCTCACCGCCGCGGTGCTCGTGGCCGGGTGCGCACCTGATCCCGGGGCCGCTCCCCCGGCCCCGCCGGAACCCTCCGGCACCACCGCGGCACCGGCCGCGCCCGCCCCGCCCGGGTCCGGTCCTGCGTCCGTGCCGGCTCCGGCGTCCCCGTCCGGGCCGGCGTCCGCCTCCGGCACGGCGTTGCCAGCACCGGCGCCCACCACCGGCCGGGGGCCGGGACCGCGCCCGGAGCTGGACGACCCCGCCTCGCTCGCCGTGGTGGTCAACAAGCGTCGGCCCCTGGACCCGCAGGACTGGGCACCCGCCGCCCTCGAGGACCTCGAGGGGCACCTGCTGCGCCCCGAGGCGGCCGCCGCGGCGCGCACGCTGCTGGCCGCGGCCCGGGCGGACGGCGTGCCGGTCCGGATCGTGTCGGGCTACCGCTCCTTCACCGAGCAGTCCCGCACGTACGCCGGGTGGGTGGCGCAGAAGGGCCTGGAGGCCGCCGACACGGCGTCCGCCCGCCCGGGTCACTCGGAGCACCAGACCGGGCTGGCGGTGGACGTCGGCGAGGGCTCCGGGTGCGACCTGCGCGTGTGCTTCGACGGGACGGCCACCGCCGCGTGGGTGGCCGAGCACGGGCCGGAGCACGGCTTCGTGGTCCGCTACCCCTGGGGCGAGCACGGCACCACCGGCTACTGGTACGAGCCGTGGCACCTGCGCTACCTCGGGACGGAGCGGGCCCAGGAGCTCGCGCGCTCGGGCGCCGCGACGCTCGAGGAGTTCTCCGGCCTGCCGCCGGCCCCGGACTACGGAGCACCCGCGCCCGGCTAG
- the coaA gene encoding type I pantothenate kinase has translation MTASTLSERASPFVELDRQTWSRLSHEIDVPLTSREIENLRGLGDRLDVAEVREVYLPISRLLTLYDESSNRLNASTNAFLGEEHARTPFVIGIAGSVAAGKSTTARLLRELLSRWPSTPHVQLITTDGFLYPNAELQRRGLMDRKGFPESYDRRALLRFVAKIKSGAPEVRAPKYSHHSYDILPGEEVVVTRPDVVIIEGLNVLAPAKVGPGDRAALALSDFFDFSIYVDARPADIERWYVERFQALRSSAFADPGSYFHRYADLSDEKAVATATGIWRRINEPNLIENVQPTRGRARLILSKDSDHSIRRVLLRKN, from the coding sequence ATGACCGCATCTACGCTGAGCGAACGCGCCTCGCCCTTCGTGGAGCTCGACCGGCAGACCTGGTCGAGACTCTCCCACGAGATCGACGTTCCCCTCACCTCTCGGGAGATCGAGAACCTGCGCGGCCTCGGCGACCGGCTCGACGTCGCGGAGGTCCGCGAGGTGTACCTCCCCATCTCGCGGCTGCTGACCCTCTACGACGAGTCGTCGAACCGGCTCAACGCCTCGACCAACGCGTTCCTCGGCGAGGAGCACGCCCGGACCCCGTTCGTGATCGGCATCGCCGGCTCCGTGGCCGCCGGCAAGTCCACCACGGCCCGCCTCCTGCGCGAGCTGCTGTCCCGGTGGCCGTCCACCCCCCACGTGCAGCTCATCACCACGGACGGGTTCCTGTACCCCAACGCGGAGCTGCAGCGCCGCGGGCTCATGGACCGCAAGGGCTTCCCGGAGTCCTACGACCGCCGCGCCCTGCTGCGCTTCGTCGCCAAGATCAAGTCGGGCGCCCCCGAGGTGCGGGCGCCCAAGTACTCGCACCACAGCTACGACATCCTGCCCGGCGAGGAGGTCGTGGTGACCCGCCCGGACGTGGTCATCATCGAGGGGCTCAACGTGCTCGCCCCCGCCAAGGTGGGCCCCGGGGACCGGGCCGCCCTCGCCCTGAGCGACTTCTTCGACTTCTCGATCTACGTGGACGCCCGGCCCGCGGACATCGAGCGCTGGTACGTGGAGCGGTTCCAGGCCCTGCGCTCCTCCGCGTTCGCCGACCCCGGCTCCTACTTCCACCGCTACGCCGACCTCTCCGACGAGAAGGCCGTGGCCACCGCCACCGGCATCTGGCGGCGGATCAACGAGCCCAACCTGATCGAGAACGTGCAGCCGACGCGCGGCCGCGCCCGGCTGATCCTCTCCAAGGACTCCGACCACTCGATCCGGCGCGTGCTGCTGCGCAAGAACTGA